Proteins encoded within one genomic window of Theobroma cacao cultivar B97-61/B2 chromosome 7, Criollo_cocoa_genome_V2, whole genome shotgun sequence:
- the LOC18594665 gene encoding protein ROOT PRIMORDIUM DEFECTIVE 1, translating to MIFVKSLRHNRISFGPFNSFLQMRWKKPVASAQTRLETRTRDLKLDKLMTHIHKVKTILNIHHLMSQRKRGPFVSVQLMSRWKNIVGLNVGMGAFVHKYPHVFEVFMHPLRRNLCCRITRRVKDLIDEEKNVVKDCESELVQRIKKLLMMSKNGTLHVHALRLIRRELGLPTDFRDSILRKYSKDFRLIDLEIVELVDRENLAVAEVEKWREKEYKDKWLSEFETSYAFPINFPTGFKIEGGYRERMKNWQRLPYLKPYEKKEVVRVRTCGGIERFEKRAIGIIHELLSLTVEKMVEVERLAHFRKDFAIEVNVRELLLKHPGIFYISTKGSAQTVLLREAYCKGCLVVPNPIYVVRRKMLDLILLGCRNTRSLQYQEEIKEERNGLVFKTSGEGRRDGDWVLPILDSYDGKVLESPGEINHSEQAFDDCESESSQSDVFFKDDSS from the coding sequence atgatttttgtgAAAAGCTTAAGACATAACAGAATATCATTTGGCCCATTCAACTCATTTTTACAAATGAGATGGAAAAAACCAGTTGCTTCTGCTCAGACTCGATTAGAAACCAGAACAAGAGATTTAAAGCTGGACAAGCTCATGACACACATCCACAAAGTCAAAACCATCCTCAATATTCACCACCTTATGTCGCAGCGAAAGCGTGGTCCCTTTGTCTCTGTACAGCTGATGTCACGGTGGAAAAATATTGTGGGTCTGAATGTGGGCATGGGTGCGTTTGTTCACAAATACCCACATGTGTTTGAGGTATTTATGCATCCGCTCAGGAGGAACTTGTGCTGCAGAATAACTCGAAGAGTGAAGGATTTGATTGATGAGGAAAAAAATGTTGTGAAAGATTGTGAATCAGAATTGGTGCAGAGAATAAAGAAGTTGCTGATGATGTCAAAAAATGGGACACTTCATGTTCATGCTTTAAGGCTGATTAGGAGAGAACTGGGCTTGCCCACAGACTTTAGAGAttctattttaagaaaatactCAAAGGACTTTAGGttaattgatttggaaattgtTGAATTGGTTGACAGAGAGAATTTGGCAGTGGCTGAAGTAGAAAAATGGAGAGAAAAGGAGTACAAAGATAAGTGGTTGAGTGAGTTTGAGACAAGTTATGCGTTTCCCATTAACTTCCCTACTGGGTTTAAGATTGAGGGAGGATACAGGGAGAGAATGAAGAACTGGCAGAGGCTTCCATATTTGAAGCCTTATGAGAAGAAAGAGGTTGTTAGAGTGCGTACTTGTGGAGGTATTGAGCGGTTTGAGAAGCGAGCGATTGGGATTATTCATGAGTTATTGAGCTTGACAGTAGAGAAGATGGTTGAGGTTGAAAGGTTGGCTCATTTTAGGAAGGACTTTGCTATAGAAGTTAATGTGCGTGAACTGCTTTTGAAACACCCTGGCATTTTTTATATATCCACCAAAGGAAGTGCTCAAACTGTTCTCCTTAGAGAAGCCTATTGCAAAGGGTGTCTGGTAGTACCAAATCCAATTTATGTTGTTCGAAGGAAAATGTTGGACCTTATCTTGCTAGGGTGTCGAAATACTAGATCATTGCAATACcaagaagaaatcaaggagGAAAGAAATGgtttagtttttaaaacaagcgGGGAAGGCAGAAGAGATGGGGACTGGGTTCTCCCAATTTTAGATAGTTATGATGGAAAAGTCCTGGAGAGTCCAGGTGAAATCAATCATTCCGAGCAAGCATTTGATGATTGTGAGAGTGAAAGTAGTCAAAGTGACGTGTTCTTTAAGGATGACTCTAGTTGA